The Streptomyces sp. DH-12 genome has a window encoding:
- a CDS encoding PPOX class F420-dependent oxidoreductase, with the protein MGQKMTEEEWREFVSYGTRTGKLATVRADGRPHLAPVWFVLDGDEVVFTTGTATVKGRNLARDGRIALCVDDDRPPFAYVVLEGRARLSEDPGELRHWAARIGARYMGEERAEEFGARNGVPGELLVRVRIDKVLAEKGVAD; encoded by the coding sequence ATGGGACAGAAGATGACCGAGGAAGAGTGGCGGGAGTTCGTCTCGTACGGGACCCGCACCGGGAAACTGGCCACCGTCCGGGCCGACGGCCGTCCGCACCTGGCGCCGGTCTGGTTCGTCCTCGACGGGGACGAGGTGGTGTTCACCACCGGCACGGCGACCGTGAAAGGACGCAACCTGGCCCGTGACGGGCGGATCGCGCTCTGCGTGGACGACGACCGGCCGCCGTTCGCGTACGTGGTCCTGGAGGGCCGGGCGCGTCTCTCGGAGGACCCCGGGGAGCTGCGGCACTGGGCCGCCCGGATCGGCGCGCGGTACATGGGCGAGGAGCGCGCCGAGGAGTTCGGCGCGCGCAACGGCGTGCCGGGCGAGCTGCTGGTCCGGGTGCGGATCGACAAGGTGCTGGCCGAAAAGGGCGTGGCGGACTGA
- a CDS encoding phosphatidylinositol-specific phospholipase C/glycerophosphodiester phosphodiesterase family protein, whose protein sequence is MALTTRRRALTALGAALATPVVLPAAQALAGQHPYRARPLWRAHAHNDYEHPRPLFDALDHRFGSVEADIHLVDGRLLVAHDPEDLDPARTLESLYLDPLAARVRANRGTVYRGHRGSLQLLIDLKTEGASTYAELDRRLRRHKGLFTTYAHGRVFPGPVTAVVSGDRAARAPMEAQRIRHAFYDGRLADLGGPAPASFAPLISDNWTLHFTWRGVGAFPEAERRKLRTLVRTAHARGQRVRFWATPDVPGPARDALWGELVAADVDHLNTDDLAGLEAFLDAHRKV, encoded by the coding sequence ATGGCCCTCACCACCCGTCGCAGAGCCCTCACCGCCCTCGGCGCCGCCCTCGCGACCCCGGTCGTCCTCCCCGCGGCCCAGGCGCTGGCCGGTCAACACCCGTACCGTGCCCGCCCGTTGTGGCGCGCCCACGCGCACAACGACTACGAGCACCCCCGCCCGCTGTTCGACGCCCTCGACCACCGCTTCGGCAGCGTCGAGGCGGACATCCACCTCGTGGACGGACGGCTGCTGGTCGCCCACGACCCCGAGGACCTCGACCCCGCCCGCACCCTGGAGTCGCTGTACCTGGACCCGCTCGCCGCCCGTGTCCGTGCCAACCGCGGCACGGTGTACCGCGGCCACCGCGGATCGCTCCAGCTGCTCATCGACCTCAAGACCGAGGGCGCCTCCACCTACGCGGAACTCGACCGCCGACTGCGGCGCCACAAGGGCCTGTTCACGACGTACGCGCACGGCAGGGTGTTCCCCGGGCCGGTCACCGCCGTCGTCTCCGGCGACCGCGCCGCCCGCGCGCCCATGGAGGCCCAGCGGATCCGCCACGCCTTCTACGACGGCCGGCTCGCCGACCTCGGCGGCCCCGCACCGGCCTCGTTCGCGCCGCTGATCAGCGACAACTGGACGCTCCACTTCACCTGGCGGGGCGTCGGCGCGTTCCCCGAGGCGGAACGCCGGAAGCTGCGCACACTGGTGCGCACGGCTCACGCCCGAGGGCAGCGGGTGCGCTTCTGGGCCACCCCGGACGTGCCGGGTCCCGCCCGTGACGCGCTGTGGGGAGAACTGGTCGCGGCGGACGTCGACCACCTCAACACCGACGACCTCGCGGGACTGGAAGCGTTCCTCGACGCCCACCGGAAGGTGTGA
- a CDS encoding NADPH:quinone oxidoreductase family protein, with the protein MQAWQVHELGEPGEVMRLADVEPPAPGEGQVLLRVRAANINFPDALMCRGQYQVRPPLPFTPGVEICGETEDGRRVLANPALPHGGFAEYTVADAAALLPAPDALDDAEAAALHIGYQTAWFALHRRARLEAGETLLVHAAAGGVGSAAVQLGKAAGATVIGVAGGADKAAVARDLGCDLVIDRREQDVVAAVKEATGGRGADVIYDPVGGEAYAQSAKVVAFEGRIVIVGFASGAIPSPGLNHALIKNYAILGLHWGLYNTKDPKLVRECHEQLTDLAARGAIKPLVSERVPLAGAADAVQRVADGVTTGRVTVLPSWENGATA; encoded by the coding sequence ATGCAGGCATGGCAAGTGCACGAACTCGGCGAGCCGGGCGAGGTGATGCGCCTCGCGGACGTCGAACCGCCGGCACCCGGCGAGGGGCAGGTGCTGCTCCGGGTGCGCGCCGCCAACATCAACTTCCCGGACGCCCTGATGTGCCGGGGCCAGTACCAGGTCCGGCCGCCGCTGCCGTTCACCCCCGGCGTGGAGATCTGCGGCGAGACCGAGGACGGCCGCCGGGTGCTCGCCAACCCGGCACTGCCGCACGGCGGTTTCGCCGAGTACACCGTCGCGGACGCCGCCGCGCTGCTGCCCGCCCCGGACGCGCTGGACGACGCCGAGGCCGCGGCCCTGCACATCGGCTACCAGACCGCCTGGTTCGCCCTGCACCGCCGGGCCCGCCTGGAGGCCGGCGAGACCCTGCTCGTGCACGCCGCCGCGGGCGGGGTGGGCAGCGCCGCCGTGCAGCTCGGCAAGGCGGCCGGCGCCACCGTCATCGGTGTGGCGGGCGGCGCCGACAAGGCCGCCGTGGCCCGCGACCTGGGCTGCGACCTGGTGATCGACCGGCGCGAGCAGGACGTCGTCGCCGCGGTCAAGGAGGCCACCGGCGGACGCGGCGCGGACGTGATCTACGACCCCGTCGGCGGCGAGGCCTACGCCCAGTCCGCCAAAGTCGTCGCCTTCGAGGGCAGGATCGTGATCGTCGGCTTCGCCAGCGGCGCCATCCCCAGCCCCGGCCTCAACCACGCCCTGATCAAGAACTACGCGATCCTCGGCCTCCACTGGGGTCTGTACAACACCAAGGACCCCAAGCTGGTCCGGGAGTGCCACGAACAGCTCACCGACCTCGCCGCCCGGGGCGCGATCAAGCCGCTGGTGAGCGAGCGCGTGCCGCTCGCCGGGGCCGCCGACGCCGTGCAGCGGGTCGCCGACGGCGTCACCACCGGCCGCGTCACCGTGCTGCCGTCGTGGGAGAACGGAGCCACCGCATGA
- a CDS encoding class I SAM-dependent methyltransferase, which translates to MSDDHTHVQEFFGARAADWDRRFPDDGPAYAAAVAGLGLREGDRVLDAGCGTGRALPALRAAVGPSGVVLGADLTPAMLREAVRAGRDGDGTLLLTDVAALPLCSSSLDAVFAAGLIAHLPHPAENLREIRRVVRPGGVLALFHPIGRAALAARQGRQLTPDDLRAEPNLRALLTSAGWRMTSYVDEDTRFLALAVRDG; encoded by the coding sequence ATGAGTGACGACCACACACATGTCCAGGAGTTCTTCGGCGCCCGCGCCGCCGACTGGGACCGCCGCTTCCCCGACGACGGCCCGGCCTACGCCGCCGCGGTCGCCGGGCTGGGGCTGCGCGAGGGCGACCGGGTGCTGGACGCGGGCTGCGGCACCGGGCGGGCGCTGCCCGCGCTGCGCGCGGCGGTGGGCCCGTCCGGGGTGGTACTGGGCGCGGATCTGACGCCGGCGATGCTGCGGGAGGCGGTGCGGGCCGGACGGGACGGGGACGGGACGCTGCTGCTGACGGACGTGGCGGCACTGCCGTTGTGTTCGTCCTCACTGGACGCCGTGTTCGCGGCGGGGCTGATCGCGCATCTGCCGCACCCGGCCGAGAACCTGCGGGAGATCCGCCGCGTGGTGCGGCCCGGCGGGGTGCTCGCCCTGTTCCATCCGATCGGACGAGCCGCCCTCGCCGCGCGCCAGGGGCGTCAGCTCACCCCGGACGACCTGCGCGCCGAGCCGAATCTGCGGGCGCTGCTGACGAGTGCGGGCTGGCGCATGACGTCGTACGTCGACGAGGACACGCGGTTCCTGGCGCTGGCGGTGCGGGACGGCTGA
- the xylB gene encoding xylulokinase, whose protein sequence is MSAAEGPLVVGVDTSTQSTKALVVDAATGRVVASGQAPHTVTSGEGRESDPRQWWDALTEALRQCGEAAHEAAAVSIGGQQHGLVTLDEHGEPVRPALLWNDVRSAPQASRLVEELGGAKAWTERTGSLPTASFTVTKWAWLAEHEPDAVRATKAVRLPHDYLTERLTGQGTTDRGDASGTGWWASATEAYDEEILAHVGLDPALLPRVVRPGEVAGTVRDGHDLPFSKGTLVACGTGDNAAAALGLGVRPGTPVMSLGTSGTVYAVSERRPADPTGTVAGFADARGDWLPLACTLNCTLAVDRVAALLGLDREAVEPGRGVTLLPFLDGERTPNLPHSSGLLHGLRHDTTGGQLLQAAYDGAVHSLLAALDLVLDEDADPSTPLLLIGGGARGTAWQQTVRRLSGRPVQVPEAKELVALGAAAQAAGLLTGEDPAAVARRWDTAAGPVLDAVERDEETLSRLAGVLSDAAPLLERAPDHG, encoded by the coding sequence ATGTCAGCAGCCGAGGGTCCGCTCGTCGTCGGCGTGGACACATCCACCCAGTCCACCAAGGCCCTGGTCGTCGACGCGGCGACCGGCAGGGTCGTCGCGAGCGGCCAGGCGCCGCACACGGTGACCTCGGGCGAGGGGCGGGAGAGCGACCCGCGTCAGTGGTGGGACGCCCTGACCGAGGCGCTGCGGCAGTGCGGCGAGGCGGCGCACGAGGCCGCGGCGGTGTCGATCGGCGGGCAGCAGCACGGCTTGGTCACGCTGGACGAGCACGGCGAGCCGGTCCGCCCGGCGCTGCTGTGGAACGACGTGCGGTCCGCCCCGCAGGCGAGCCGGCTGGTGGAGGAGCTGGGCGGCGCGAAGGCGTGGACCGAGCGGACCGGCAGCCTGCCGACCGCGTCCTTCACGGTCACCAAGTGGGCCTGGCTGGCGGAGCACGAGCCGGACGCGGTGCGCGCCACCAAGGCGGTGCGGCTGCCCCACGACTACCTGACCGAGCGGCTCACCGGGCAGGGCACCACCGACCGCGGCGACGCCTCGGGCACCGGCTGGTGGGCGTCCGCCACCGAGGCGTACGACGAGGAGATCCTGGCGCACGTCGGGCTGGACCCGGCGCTGCTGCCGCGCGTGGTGCGGCCGGGCGAGGTGGCCGGCACCGTGCGCGACGGGCACGATCTGCCGTTCTCCAAGGGCACGCTGGTGGCGTGCGGCACAGGCGACAACGCCGCTGCCGCGCTGGGCCTCGGGGTGCGCCCCGGCACGCCGGTGATGAGCCTCGGCACGTCGGGCACCGTGTACGCGGTGTCCGAGCGGCGGCCCGCCGACCCGACCGGCACCGTGGCCGGCTTCGCCGACGCGCGCGGCGACTGGCTGCCGCTGGCCTGCACCCTCAACTGCACGCTCGCCGTGGACCGGGTCGCCGCCCTGCTGGGCCTGGACCGCGAGGCCGTCGAACCGGGTCGCGGCGTCACGCTGCTGCCCTTCCTGGACGGCGAGCGCACCCCCAACCTCCCCCATTCCTCGGGCCTGTTGCACGGTCTGCGGCACGACACCACCGGCGGCCAGCTGCTCCAGGCCGCCTACGACGGCGCCGTCCACTCCCTGCTGGCCGCGCTCGACCTGGTCCTCGACGAGGACGCCGACCCGTCGACGCCGCTGCTGCTGATCGGCGGCGGCGCCCGCGGCACCGCCTGGCAGCAGACCGTGCGGCGGCTGTCCGGGCGGCCCGTGCAGGTGCCCGAGGCGAAGGAGCTGGTCGCGCTCGGCGCGGCGGCCCAGGCGGCCGGGCTGCTCACCGGGGAGGACCCGGCCGCGGTCGCCCGGCGCTGGGACACGGCGGCGGGGCCGGTGCTGGACGCGGTGGAGCGGGACGAGGAGACCCTGTCCCGGCTGGCCGGGGTACTCTCCGACGCGGCCCCGCTGCTGGAGCGCGCCCCGGACCACGGCTGA
- a CDS encoding DUF6397 family protein codes for MSRQSTTGTQRSVTAYDTGVGPVVAKADAWVTTGRAARELGLRRTEFDLAVRLGRIRTGPGGAAGERRVPRAEIERLRAGPGFPETLRRSVHAVGTAEGAAMLGVPKTRFTRLARLGLLVPVAFYLNRYRAVVWLYLADEVRLFGDDEKNAPLLTGRTPEGLRGLLDAGTDLRPRNWRSRHLGFLLREAEDPWARAGAVASFLDPLHVAQVVRDPHDRSRLHGLRRRPPGSGGGPDSPGAQIAADLMTARDPDEIAWLRADLARLVDEARAHRPAPRPPASCRTVPAAERSASRPPMSPRTVPAPRASAPPPARSARSATSAPAGRDTLAPADRARRRGLLARWRHRPGRAATRP; via the coding sequence ATGTCCCGACAGTCGACGACCGGCACGCAGCGATCCGTCACGGCTTACGACACGGGTGTCGGTCCGGTCGTGGCGAAGGCCGACGCCTGGGTCACGACGGGCCGCGCGGCCCGCGAACTCGGTCTGCGGCGCACGGAGTTCGACCTGGCCGTGCGACTCGGCCGGATCCGCACGGGGCCCGGCGGGGCAGCGGGGGAGCGGCGGGTCCCGCGGGCGGAGATCGAGCGGCTGCGTGCCGGGCCGGGGTTCCCGGAGACGCTGCGCCGCAGCGTGCATGCCGTGGGGACCGCGGAGGGCGCCGCGATGCTGGGGGTGCCGAAGACCCGGTTCACGCGGCTGGCGAGGCTCGGCCTGCTGGTTCCCGTGGCGTTCTACCTGAACCGCTACCGCGCCGTGGTCTGGCTCTATCTCGCCGACGAGGTGCGGCTGTTCGGCGACGACGAAAAGAACGCGCCACTGCTGACCGGGCGTACGCCCGAAGGGCTGCGCGGTCTGCTGGACGCCGGGACCGACCTGCGGCCCCGCAACTGGCGCAGCAGACACCTGGGTTTCCTGCTCCGCGAGGCCGAGGACCCCTGGGCACGTGCCGGGGCCGTCGCGTCCTTCCTCGACCCGCTGCATGTGGCGCAGGTGGTGCGGGACCCCCACGACCGGTCCCGTCTCCACGGGCTCCGCCGCCGGCCGCCCGGCAGCGGCGGCGGCCCGGACTCGCCGGGGGCGCAGATCGCGGCCGACCTCATGACGGCCCGCGACCCCGACGAGATCGCCTGGCTGCGGGCCGACCTGGCCCGGCTCGTGGACGAGGCCCGCGCCCACCGCCCGGCTCCCCGGCCGCCCGCGTCCTGCCGGACTGTACCGGCGGCCGAGCGGTCCGCGTCCCGTCCGCCCATGTCCCCCCGAACCGTACCCGCGCCCCGGGCGTCCGCGCCCCCGCCCGCACGGTCCGCAAGATCCGCAACCTCGGCCCCGGCCGGTCGGGACACCCTCGCTCCCGCTGACCGAGCCAGACGCCGAGGCCTGCTCGCACGGTGGCGTCACCGCCCCGGCCGAGCCGCGACGCGCCCGTGA
- a CDS encoding acyl-CoA dehydrogenase family protein, which produces MSNRPDLLYSEEEEALRAAVRDLLTDHCDTTAVLARAESDAPHDPALWKTLAESLGLAGLLVPEDRGGQGATHREAAVVLEELGRAVAPVPYLTSAVVATEALLACADGGDVVEGLASGRRIGALAVGLHTAPGAPFATVRVDGGALHGELTGIADAAVADVLLVPADDGGLYAVTADAVTVTPQTSLDLTRPLARVTLDAAPGRRVGDAEPAVRRALRAGAGLLASEQLGVAEWALTETVRYLKERTQFNRPVGGFQALKHRLAQLWLEVVSLRAAARAAADALATGEDTEVSVTVAQAFAAPVAVRAAEEALQLHGGIGMTWEHPAHLRLKRAKADSIAYGTAGAHREALAELVDLRAP; this is translated from the coding sequence ATGAGCAACCGTCCCGACCTGCTGTACTCGGAGGAGGAAGAGGCGCTGCGCGCCGCCGTCCGGGACCTGCTCACCGACCACTGCGACACGACGGCCGTGCTGGCCCGCGCCGAGTCGGACGCGCCGCACGACCCGGCCCTGTGGAAGACGCTCGCCGAGAGCTTGGGCCTCGCCGGGCTGCTGGTCCCCGAGGACCGGGGCGGCCAGGGCGCGACCCACCGCGAAGCCGCCGTCGTCCTGGAGGAGTTGGGCCGTGCGGTCGCCCCCGTGCCGTACCTGACGAGCGCCGTGGTGGCCACCGAGGCGCTGCTGGCCTGCGCGGACGGCGGCGACGTGGTCGAAGGCCTGGCGTCCGGACGCCGGATCGGCGCGCTCGCGGTCGGACTGCACACCGCCCCCGGCGCACCGTTCGCCACCGTCCGCGTGGACGGCGGCGCCCTGCACGGCGAGCTGACGGGCATCGCGGACGCCGCCGTCGCCGACGTCCTGCTGGTGCCGGCGGACGACGGCGGGCTGTACGCGGTGACGGCCGACGCGGTCACCGTCACCCCGCAGACGTCCCTCGACCTCACCCGGCCCCTCGCCCGCGTCACCCTCGACGCCGCGCCCGGCCGCCGTGTCGGTGACGCGGAGCCCGCGGTACGACGCGCCCTGCGGGCCGGGGCGGGACTGCTCGCCTCGGAGCAACTCGGGGTCGCCGAATGGGCGTTGACCGAAACCGTGCGGTACCTGAAGGAGCGCACGCAGTTCAACCGGCCCGTCGGCGGCTTCCAGGCGCTCAAGCACCGGCTCGCACAGCTGTGGCTGGAGGTCGTCAGCCTCCGCGCCGCCGCACGGGCCGCCGCCGACGCCCTCGCGACCGGCGAGGACACGGAGGTCTCGGTCACCGTGGCGCAGGCCTTCGCCGCGCCCGTCGCCGTCCGCGCCGCCGAGGAAGCCCTGCAACTGCACGGCGGCATCGGCATGACCTGGGAACACCCGGCGCACCTGCGCCTCAAGCGGGCCAAGGCCGACTCGATCGCCTACGGCACGGCGGGCGCGCACCGGGAGGCGCTGGCGGAGCTGGTGGATCTGCGCGCGCCCTGA
- a CDS encoding ROK family transcriptional regulator has product MSTPLHEARPAGQGRGLPDTQQGMRRRNLSRVMHTVRDEGPLSRAAVASRIGLTRAAVSTLVDELIRTGLLEELGPERPGRVGRPGSALAVSGRGPAGIGAEVGVDHLAVCAVDLRGQVRARAVRHVPNRDRSPEPVLGELTGLIHRVAAEAEGEGLWPAGLAVAVPGLVARDARTVVRAPNLGWLDTDLGPLLPPTLPLTVANEANFGALAELWLGDDAPRDFLHVSAEIGIGAAVVVDGQVLHGNRGFAGELGHVPVWPDGPPCACGGRGCLEQYAGEEAVLRAAGLEPGEDRVGLLAGRAEQGDAAVRRALHDAGTALGIALTGAVNLLDPESVVLGGALSGLSPWLLPSLRAELARRTAGPPCPVSVSALGPEGPLLGAAHSVVRGVLDDPAAVAGRT; this is encoded by the coding sequence ATGAGCACACCGCTGCACGAGGCCCGCCCGGCAGGTCAGGGGCGCGGCCTGCCCGACACCCAGCAGGGCATGCGCCGCCGCAACCTGTCGCGGGTGATGCACACCGTCCGGGACGAGGGGCCGCTGTCCCGGGCCGCCGTCGCCTCCCGGATCGGCCTGACCCGCGCCGCGGTGTCCACGCTGGTCGACGAGCTCATCCGCACCGGACTGCTGGAGGAGCTGGGCCCGGAGCGGCCCGGACGCGTGGGCCGTCCCGGTTCCGCCCTGGCGGTCAGCGGGCGGGGTCCGGCCGGCATCGGCGCCGAGGTCGGCGTCGACCACCTCGCGGTGTGTGCGGTCGACCTGCGCGGGCAGGTCCGGGCGCGGGCGGTGCGGCACGTGCCGAACCGGGACCGCTCCCCCGAGCCCGTGCTCGGGGAACTCACCGGACTGATCCACCGGGTGGCGGCCGAGGCGGAGGGCGAGGGCCTGTGGCCGGCCGGGCTCGCCGTGGCCGTCCCCGGCCTGGTGGCCCGCGACGCCCGGACCGTCGTCCGCGCCCCGAACCTGGGGTGGCTCGACACGGATCTCGGCCCGCTGCTCCCCCCGACGCTGCCGCTGACCGTGGCCAACGAGGCCAACTTCGGCGCGCTCGCCGAACTGTGGCTCGGCGACGACGCCCCGCGCGACTTCCTGCACGTGTCGGCCGAGATCGGCATCGGCGCGGCGGTCGTCGTGGACGGGCAGGTGCTGCACGGCAACCGCGGGTTCGCCGGCGAGCTGGGCCATGTGCCGGTGTGGCCCGACGGCCCGCCGTGCGCCTGCGGCGGCCGGGGCTGTCTGGAGCAGTACGCCGGCGAGGAGGCGGTGCTGCGCGCGGCCGGTCTCGAACCCGGCGAGGACCGGGTCGGCCTGCTCGCGGGCCGCGCCGAACAGGGCGACGCCGCCGTACGGCGCGCCCTGCACGACGCCGGCACGGCGCTGGGCATCGCCCTGACCGGGGCGGTCAATCTGCTGGACCCGGAGAGCGTGGTCCTGGGCGGCGCCCTGTCGGGACTCTCCCCCTGGCTGCTGCCCTCCCTGCGCGCCGAACTGGCCCGCCGTACGGCCGGGCCGCCCTGCCCGGTCTCCGTCTCCGCCCTGGGCCCCGAGGGCCCGCTGCTGGGCGCCGCCCATTCGGTCGTCCGGGGTGTCCTGGACGATCCGGCGGCGGTGGCCGGACGGACCTGA
- a CDS encoding roadblock/LC7 domain-containing protein — MEQNRRLDWLLDDLTQRVDHVRHALILSNDGLVTGASTGLRREDAEHLAAVSSGLHSLAKGSGRHFGAGGVRQTMVEFDEAVLFVTAAGSGSCLCVLSGAEADIGHIAYEMTLLVNRVGEHLGVDSRRPEPGPGS, encoded by the coding sequence ATGGAGCAGAACCGGCGACTCGACTGGCTGCTGGACGACCTGACCCAGCGCGTCGACCACGTGCGGCACGCGCTGATCCTCTCGAACGACGGCCTGGTGACGGGGGCGAGCACCGGCCTGCGCCGCGAGGACGCCGAGCACCTGGCCGCCGTCTCGTCCGGGCTGCACAGTCTCGCCAAGGGGTCGGGGCGGCACTTCGGCGCGGGCGGGGTGCGCCAGACGATGGTCGAGTTCGACGAGGCGGTGCTGTTCGTCACCGCCGCCGGCTCCGGAAGCTGCCTGTGCGTCCTCAGCGGCGCCGAGGCCGACATCGGACACATCGCCTACGAGATGACGCTGCTCGTCAACCGGGTCGGCGAGCACCTGGGCGTCGACAGCCGCCGACCGGAGCCAGGGCCGGGATCCTGA
- the xylA gene encoding xylose isomerase — translation MSYQPTPEDKFTFGLWTVGWQGRDPFGDATRGALDPAESVRRLAELGAHGVTFHDDDLIPFGASDSERAEHIKRFRQALDETGMKVPMATTNLFTHPVFKDGGFTANDRDVRRYALRKTIRNIDLAVELGAQTYVAWGGREGAESGAAKDVRVALDRMKEAFDLLGEYVTSQGYDIRFAIEPKPNEPRGDILLPTIGHALAFIERLERPELYGVNPEVGHEQMAGLNFPHGIAQALWAGKLFHIDLNGQSGIKYDQDLRFGAGDLRAAFWLVDLLESAGYEGPRHFDFKPPRTEDFDGVWASAAGCMRNYLILKERAAAFRADPEVQEALRAARLDQLAQPTAADGLQALLADRSAFEDFDPDAAAARGMAFERLDQLAMDHLLGARG, via the coding sequence ATGAGCTACCAGCCCACCCCCGAGGACAAGTTCACGTTCGGCCTGTGGACCGTCGGCTGGCAGGGACGGGACCCCTTCGGCGACGCCACCCGCGGCGCCCTCGACCCGGCCGAGTCCGTCCGCCGCCTCGCCGAGCTCGGCGCCCACGGCGTGACCTTCCACGACGACGACCTCATCCCCTTCGGCGCGAGCGACAGCGAGCGCGCCGAGCACATCAAGCGGTTCCGCCAGGCGCTGGACGAGACCGGCATGAAGGTCCCGATGGCGACCACCAACCTGTTCACCCACCCGGTGTTCAAGGACGGCGGCTTCACCGCGAACGACCGTGACGTGCGCCGTTACGCGCTGCGCAAGACCATCCGCAACATCGACCTCGCGGTCGAGCTCGGCGCGCAGACCTACGTCGCCTGGGGCGGCCGCGAGGGCGCCGAGTCCGGCGCCGCGAAGGACGTCCGGGTCGCGCTGGACCGCATGAAGGAGGCCTTCGACCTGCTCGGCGAGTACGTCACCTCCCAGGGCTACGACATCCGCTTCGCCATCGAGCCGAAGCCGAACGAGCCCCGCGGCGACATCCTCCTCCCGACCATCGGCCACGCCCTCGCGTTCATCGAGCGCCTCGAGCGCCCGGAGCTGTACGGCGTCAACCCGGAGGTCGGCCACGAGCAGATGGCCGGGCTCAACTTCCCGCACGGCATCGCCCAGGCCCTGTGGGCGGGCAAGCTGTTCCACATCGACCTCAACGGCCAGTCCGGCATCAAGTACGACCAGGACCTGCGCTTCGGCGCGGGCGACCTGCGCGCCGCGTTCTGGCTGGTCGACCTGCTGGAGTCGGCCGGGTACGAGGGCCCGCGCCACTTCGACTTCAAGCCGCCGCGGACCGAGGACTTCGACGGCGTGTGGGCCTCCGCGGCCGGCTGCATGCGCAACTACCTGATCCTCAAGGAGCGCGCGGCCGCCTTCCGTGCCGACCCGGAGGTCCAGGAGGCGCTGCGCGCCGCCCGCCTGGACCAGCTCGCCCAGCCCACGGCGGCCGACGGCCTCCAGGCGCTGCTCGCCGACCGGTCCGCCTTCGAGGACTTCGACCCGGACGCGGCAGCCGCCCGGGGCATGGCCTTCGAGCGCCTCGACCAGCTGGCGATGGACCACCTGCTGGGTGCGCGGGGCTGA
- a CDS encoding acyl-CoA dehydrogenase family protein: MTDADELRRRTRALLAAHPPAETERLDFLRARFDAGLAWVHFPEGLGGLGLPRSLQAVVDAELEAAGAPDNDPRRIGIGLGMAAPTILQYGTEEQKARFLKPLWTGEEVWCQLFSEPGAGSDLAALGTRAVREGDTWVVDGQKVWTSSAHLARWAILIARTDPDVPKHRGITYFVCDMTDPGVEVRPLRQITGEAEFNEVFLTGVRIPDAHRLGEVGDGWRVAQTTLNNERVAIGGMRLPREGGMIGPVARTWRERPGLRTHDLHQRLLKLWVEAEVARLTGERLRQQLVAGQPGPEGAGMKLAFARLNQEISGLEVELRGEEGLLYDDWTMRRPDHVDFTGRDAGYRYLRSKGNSIEGGTSEVLLNIVAERVLGLPAEPRTDKDVAWKDLAR; the protein is encoded by the coding sequence ATGACCGACGCCGACGAACTGCGCCGACGCACCCGTGCGTTGCTGGCCGCGCATCCGCCCGCCGAGACGGAGCGCCTGGATTTCCTGCGCGCCCGCTTCGACGCCGGACTCGCCTGGGTCCACTTCCCCGAGGGGCTCGGCGGCCTCGGCCTGCCGCGCTCGCTCCAGGCCGTCGTGGACGCCGAGCTGGAAGCCGCCGGAGCCCCCGACAACGACCCGCGCCGCATCGGCATCGGCCTGGGCATGGCCGCCCCGACGATCCTCCAGTACGGCACCGAGGAGCAGAAGGCGCGCTTCCTGAAGCCGCTGTGGACCGGGGAGGAGGTCTGGTGCCAGCTCTTCAGCGAGCCCGGCGCCGGATCCGACCTGGCCGCGCTCGGCACCCGCGCCGTCCGTGAGGGCGACACGTGGGTGGTCGACGGGCAGAAGGTGTGGACGTCCAGCGCCCACCTCGCCCGCTGGGCCATCCTCATCGCGCGCACCGACCCGGACGTGCCCAAGCACCGGGGCATCACCTACTTCGTGTGCGACATGACCGACCCCGGCGTCGAGGTGCGGCCGCTGCGCCAGATCACCGGCGAGGCCGAGTTCAACGAGGTGTTCCTCACCGGCGTCCGCATCCCCGACGCCCACCGCCTCGGCGAGGTCGGCGACGGCTGGCGGGTCGCCCAGACCACCCTGAACAACGAGCGCGTCGCCATCGGCGGCATGCGGCTGCCCCGCGAGGGCGGCATGATCGGCCCGGTCGCCAGGACCTGGCGCGAACGCCCCGGGCTGCGCACCCACGACCTGCACCAGCGGCTGCTGAAGCTGTGGGTCGAGGCGGAGGTCGCCCGGCTCACCGGCGAACGCCTGCGCCAGCAGCTCGTCGCCGGACAGCCCGGCCCCGAGGGCGCCGGCATGAAGCTCGCGTTCGCCCGCCTCAACCAGGAGATCAGCGGACTGGAGGTGGAACTGCGCGGCGAGGAGGGCCTGTTGTACGACGACTGGACCATGCGCCGCCCCGACCACGTCGACTTCACCGGCCGTGACGCCGGCTACCGCTACCTGCGCTCCAAGGGCAACAGCATCGAGGGCGGGACCAGCGAGGTCCTGCTGAACATCGTCGCCGAGCGCGTCCTGGGCCTGCCCGCCGAGCCGCGCACCGACAAGGACGTCGCCTGGAAGGACCTCGCCCGATGA